GTGAAATGCTTTTGTATAAGGTACACGTCTCTCCCTTTCCTGAGCCGGCATTGCAGTACCAGTAATAATGTATTGGTTTACTTTAAGCGTACAGTGAACTCTTATCATAATTCCCGACAGATCAGTTATCAATAGCATCCTATGTGTTTGTCATATCATGGTTTGGTTATTGTTAAACCTGTATGTAATTGCTGACATAGTGCTCTCAAAAGAAATCTTTGGGAATGGTTTATAAGCATTCTGTAATACTGATGCTACAGTACTACTTGCTGCCCATCTCTTTGAACCCGGCTGTTTTTTTTGCTTTGTTAATTTTGTCCCATCTGGATTTTCTTTACATGTCGAGTTACCATACTTATTAGTATTTTTGGTGTAACGTTCTTTCTGCGTGCATTATATTAGTTCTATTACTTTACCCCCACTTTCTCGTGCTAGATAAAGTTTGTTGTCTAAATCAGTCAATTCATATCTAGTACCTTTTCTTACTTCATCAAACAAAGAATATACAATAGATTTAAGTTGAACATATGGAGGTGATATGTATAGTCTAAAAACAATCCTTCATAACTATAACATCAGTAATCTTTACAGAAATAGTGAAAGTAGAATAACTGGTCAAAGTTGTGCTGTGGGCTCCATGCCAATTTCTCAAATGTCACTTGTGACTGGAGGAAGGACATGGTTTCAGTGTGCTATATAATTATCTGTCTTCAACCTTTCCCTGCTCCACCCTTAATTTCAAAGCTTTCTTCATGCTCTAACTCAAGAAATAGCTTACATTATTTGACTATTCATTGCTATTATTGTTGCACAGATATCGTTGCTTGAGGAATGTGGGATGCTGGACAGAGCCCTTCAGGAGATGCACAAGATGGAGAGTAAAATTGTAAGTTGTATCTTTCTATGTTTGAAGGAAAAAAAGTAGAACTGTCTGTAACATGTTCGCTTCTTGAATTTTGTCTGCTAGGTTGATAAGCTCTCATTCAGAGAACAAATGGCCTGCATTTTGTTGAAACTTGGCCGTTTTGAGGAGGCAGAGAAAATATATAGGTCCCTCCTTTTTATGAATCCTGATAACTACAAGTAAGTTGCTTGTACTCATTCTCTCACGTGTCTTTGTTGGTAGTTTATGTCTATGTACTTATGCTGCCATTTTGTTTACATGTTATGTTTATTTTCGTCAACTTACATAGGTACCTGTATTTTAGGTGCTGTTGTCATTCATAGGATACCTTTATTTAGGAGCTATTATTTTTTAACCAGCTTAAATTTTATCACTAGACATGCGTTTAGAAAGCTTTGGTGAATTGCCATCTTACCGTATTATTTTCATGTATGTGACCTAGATAGCATTTTATTGTAACCAGATGCAAATTTAATCTTAGCCGATTGAGCAATTCGACCAACTACAGTACTTGTATTCTGATGTTGGTTACAATTGATCGTCTTCCTCCACATACACAATGTCTGTGTGGCAAAACTTTGCATACAGTTGATTAACCTCTCTTCCGCAACTGGCTCACACCTAAACCCTAACCCTTCTAGGCTTAAATGTTGGTATTTTTGATTCGGCAGGTGATATTAATCTCCCTCGTAACATAATGCAATAAGAGCCACACGTTCGTGATAAAAGGGAAACTATCACAAAATTTGACCTATAAGTCTAATGCCAGCTGGGTTCTGTAACTATTTTCTATGTTAGCAACTTAGAATAAAATACTATACCTCACTGCATTGTGTATACAGTCCTGGCTGGTATGGTCAACCTACTTCTGATACTCTAGAATTGGTCGTTGCCCTGTTCTATTCAGGTACCTCATAGCTGTGCAGAAGTGCCTTGGCCTATACTCTGAAAATGGTCATTATTCCGCTGATGATGTTGAACGATTAAGTGCATTATATAAATCACTCAAGGAAGAATATAGTTGGTCATCGGCTGTTAAGGTAAACCATCTAAAATTGTAATCTCATTTGCATTGATACCAGTTTTGTTGGTTCTTCCTTATATCCATGGTTGAGACCTTTGTGGACACTGCAAAATTTACCCTTGATGCAGGCATACATCATTTTGTTTTGCATTTTCATGGTAATATTTTGTTTTACATGCGAAGTTAAATGTTATTTTCTCATCCGTATTGACTGTAAGTAGGCCATATAACCACCAACTTATTAATCTAAGTTTTTCTCATACCCTCCGTGCAACAGCGCATACCTCTTGATTTCCTAGAAGGTGAGAAATTCCAGGAGGCAGCAGATAATTATGTCAGACCACTATTAACCAAGGTAATCATATAATTTTGAAGTGATGGTTTGTTAGTACCTTGAAGGTGTCTCGTGGTCTCTGGCTGTGTGTGTAACATGTTGCCTTAAGATTTTTATTGGGTTTACTGGGAGCATGCTGTTACTCATTGTTATTGCTGATTGTAATGTGTCCCATATCTTTTAGGGAGTGCCGTCACTTTTCTCTGATTTAAGCCCGCTTTATGAGCAtcctggcaaggtaacacaagctATACTAGTCAACAgcattttctttttcttatttcttGTTTGTGCTACAAACCATTTACAGAAAATTGTTAATCTCATTAATAGGCAAACATATTGGAGCAATTATTTCTTAAGCTAGAAGATTCAATTAGGACTTCTGGATGCTTTCCTGGAAGGTAATCTTTTTTGCCTGGTCATTATTCTCAGTTTTATCATTCTTCCCATATCCTCATTAGTGTTATTGATCACAGCTCATCTTAAACTGTAAAATTATTGCTTGGCACCTTTATCGGGCAAAACTTGATATCAGGTTATGAATTTTTTGTTACCAAACTGAGACCGTTTTCGATTTTTAGTCAACTTAGCGAACATGTATGTAGTAGCACAACAATATGGTTATATGCTTCTACTGCAATATTAGGTTAATTAACTTAGCTGCTCGTCACTTAGTTGGCATCTTTAAAGATGCAAAAAGCCGAAAAATAATGTGCTAGAATCTGCCTGGAAGGGGTATCTAGAGGAATTTCTCTGCAAGGCATCTTATCAACCATTCTTACACAAGGAACAATGATGCACGTGAAACTTGGTATGGTTGATGTATGCCAAATTGTGCAGAATTTTGATGCTGCCAGAACTCCTATACCGTTCTCGGCTATAATGCAGCAAATTGTAACTTGAAAGTGTTCTATCATTCTTTTCAAGCATGTGGCTTCTTAAAAAACCCGCTACCTATCATACTCCTTGGAAGTAGTCATGTGTTAGCACTAGCCATTGCTAGTTTGAGCTGTCCCTGAACCTGTAGTTTTGACTTAATCTGTAAATTGTCACGTATTTCTTTAACGGTTTCTCCCTGCAGTTCGCAGATGGAACCTCCATCCACACACATGTGGACTCTGCTGTTGGTTTCTCAGGTTAGCATTTGGTGTGAACACCTGCATATTACCTGATAAACCACCGAGTTATTTTCAAATATATCTTTTGAAGTTGCATCATTATGTTTGTCACATGTCATGATGCAGCACTATGACAGAAGGAGCCAGTATGATATTGCTCTGGATAAAATTGACGAGGCCATTTTACACACGCCAACTGTCATTGATTTGTACTccataaaggtaaattctctccccATGCGCAATTGTGTTTTCCTTAGTATGCAATTAAGCAGCATCACCATTTCTCCAATATAGGATTTCCTGTAAATTTCAGTTCTTTTGAACTGAAATTTCATTCTTACTTAAATGGTTTCGTTTGGTGCCAATTGCTAGTTTAATACAACCTCTGTAacttaatgtaagacatttttgcagTTTAAGttaaactgcaaaaacgtcttatccTAATTTTTGACATTTCTGTAATCTTGCACTGCTGGTTTGGTCTTTCTTTGGATCCCCCTCCTCCTCTTTAATAATGAAATACCCAACATATTTCTGCTGCATTCTCCTAAAAAAGGAGTTGTTTACCCTTGCTAACCATTTCTTGTCTTACCTTTCCAATCTGCAAAATTTCTTTCTCCAATCTACTGGTCTTACACTCGTACTTTTTTGCTCTTCTCGCCCCCTCTAAATAATATTCCCAGAATATAAGGTGCACATGCTTTTCGAGATAAAACTTTGACCATCAATTATACCAATAATACGTAAATCATGTTACTGAAGAATTAtaccattgaaaacttctttcggaTACAAATTCAATGGTGTATTTTTTATGACATAAAACCCACATTTCAttggttaaatctatggtcaaacttAAATCTTGAAAAGCATGTGCACCttctatattatggaacggagggagtagtaacttctcTTACTTTGTTCACCGTACATTGTGTTTAGATGGCATAATTCTCTGTAAATAAATCTGCTAGTGCACCTGCTTTATTTCAGGGGAATATTTTGCAACATGCTGGCAATTTTTCTGCAGCAGCAGCATTAGCGGATGAAGCTAGGTCCATGGACCTTGCTGATCGTTATTTAAACAGCGAGTGTGTAATGCAGATGCTTCAAGCCGATCAGGTATATTCAGTTAGAAACACAACTACTTTTTTGCACGGTTCCGCTGATGTAATAGTAAAACAGACACCGGCGAACCTTTTGTCAGCAAACACTACACATTTAACTGCTTATTTTGTGACTTGTGAAGGTCGGGCTAGCTGAGAAGACTGCTGTCTTGTTTACAAAAGATGGAGATCAGCACAATAATCTCCATGACATGCAGTGCATGTGGTACATGCTTCCCTCCCTCCACCATTAAGTGTCTATTTTTTTCTTCACTCTCTAAGTCGATGATCTCTTTAAGGTATGAACTTGCTTCTGGCGAGAGTTATTTTCGTCAAGGTGATCTTGGCCGGGCTCTGAAAAATTTCTTGGCTGTTGAAAAGCATTACACTGATATGACTGAAGATCAGTTTGACTTCCATTCATATTGCTTGCGGAAGATGACACTTCGGGCGTACGTTTCTATGCTGAAGTTTCAAGACCGTTTGCATGCTCATGAATACTTTCACAAGGCTGCTGCAGGGGCTATCAGGTAATGGTTCCTATTGGTCTGTCTATCAATTATTTTGTACTTCCCTTCAGAGATTTTTCTAAAGCTATTGTTAAAAATTGTAGGTGTTACATGAAATTACATGATTCTCCATTAAAATCATCTGCTGAGGAGAATGATGAGTTGTCAAAACTGCCAGCTGCCCAGAGGAAGAAGTTGAGGCAAAAACAGAAGAAGGCAGAAGCTCGAGCTAAAAGGGTAACCTCCAGAACTTTGTTTTAGATGTATCACTGCTAAGTCTGTCTTAATTTGCCCTTAAATCTCCCCAGGAGGCTGAAGAGAAACAAGAGGATGAAACAACTTCAACCAACAGTTCGAAATCTGGGAAGAAACAACAAGCAAGGCCAGTTGATTTGGACCCACACGGTGAAAAATTGGTCCAGGTATTCTTTTTCTATGTGATCAGTTGTACTCGTAGTATTGTACTTTTAGAAACATTAGTTTTTATCTTTTTAGGTCATTGAATGATTTCGTCTTCATTTTATGCATTTCTGTTTCCAGGTTGAAGATCCACTTGCAGAAGCCACAAAATATTTGAAGCTTCTGCAGAATAACTCGTCAGATTCATTAGAAACTCATATACTTTCATTTGAACTGAACATGAGAAAGCAAAAGGTTTTACTCGCTTTTCAGGTATGGTATTATGCACCTCATTTTGGGGGATATCCCAgtgttctgttttttttccttttcttttgctggAAATAAATTCTACCCCATTAAGAATTTAAGATATGGTATCGCTTGATTATAATTGAGAGAGCATCTGTTGCTTTCCTTATATTGTTGATAGACTGATGCTCATCTTTCCTACATCATGTTTCTTTATGATGCCATTGGATTACCTGCCGTTATTGCTTAGTTGGTGTATGTGGGGTTGTGGAAGATGAAAACCGAGTGATCTGCACATTAAAAATAGCACTGCGTAGTGCTTTGTTTGAAGTGGAAATTGTTTCATTCGTTGAAGATGTTCCTAAATATACCGCCTTTAAGCATTAGGTTTTGCAGCAATATATTAGTTTGTTTCTTAATATTTCAGAACTTTTATGACAGATGTACTAATATTACTTCTATCAGAGCAATTGTGGTATACAAAGCTTACCTGCAAACATTTTTTTTACGGGAAAGTTTACCTGCTAACAtaattatctactccctccgtaacttaatataagatgttttttgacactattgACACTATTGATAGTGTCAAAAATGGTCTTATATCaagttacggagggagtacttaggaaCAGATGCAGTAGTGTTTAAAAGTTGAACTAGATACACTATCTTAATCTGTTATATAGGCTTCTTAGTTTTCTTTATCTATCTCTTGTCACAGGCGGTCAAGCAGCTCATTAAATTGGACGAAAATAATCCAGACAGTCACCGAAGTTTGGTAAGCATCCAAAATTGCACCTTTGATTTTTCTATCAAAATTCGGAATGCCAtaaaattatttttcatttttatttatgAGTGCGTCAAGATCATTTTATCTAGAGGTCTGGTTTGGCTGTGCATATTTATCTATATTCCGTTAGCCTGAGATTGGCACTATAAATCTGGATATTTGTTTGGAAGCAACACAGTTTGTTTACCTTTGTTGGGTTTATTCTTTTATTTGTGTTGCTATAAGGAGTCAGACCATAAACGCTGGGTGCACTTTGTATTTAGCAGTGCCTTTTGAACTGAGTTTTTCTCTTGGTTTGGATGGAAGAAGTTGGTGAGCCGAACCCTGTACAACGTTTTACTGGTGTATACTCTGCAGATGATGTGCTGAGTAACTGCCCTGTAAGGAATGACCATTATATTACAGGAATAATTGCTTTTGTAACGCTAAAATTCTTCTGGAGGATATAACTTGTTCAATTCAATGAAATCTACAAAGTATGTTTGTTGACCAATTGCATAAACCACAAATGGAATCCTCTTTTAGGAAATGGATGACTAGGAGTTTATTGCCACTATATATGACCTAGTGCTTACCTTTTAGCTTCTAATCTGTTTAGGTTATTGTTTGTTGTCGAGAATTTAGTATTGCTTTGTTAGCATTACTATTACTATGCTTGGAGTGTATTTAGCATGTGTTAATATGGAATGTGTACATATTGTTcatatttcatttatttttttaTCATGAGCTGACTGTTAGCAATAAATATATTCAACTTTGTTCTTTATTTTATTTGCAGATAAGATTCTTCCATAGGATAAACAATCTTCCGGCCCCAGGAACTGATTCTGAGAAATTAATATGGAACGTTCTGGAAGCTGAAAGACCAGATCTAAGGTTCTGAGATGGTGATTAATTTTATCAGTATGCATTTACTCCAGTTTATCTGACCAGCGAGTTCTTGCAGGCAATTACACGGGAAATCTCTTGTTGAAGTAAATATaaacttccttgaaaagcacaacggTAATTATCTTCATTTTTCGGTTTATGGACCTTTTCTTGACCACGAATTTTACTAACTCAAATCGTTCTTTGCTAGCTTCTTTGACACACAGAGCAGCTGCAGCTGAAATGATGTACCTCTTGGAGCCGGATAAGAAGCTGCAGGCGATTAAATTAATTGAAGACTCAACAAATAACACAGCATCAGGGTAAAGATATGGAAGAAGAATATGCCTCTGATTTTATTCACTTGCTGTGTACATAGTATTTATATCATCTGAACTTTCTGCAGAAATGGTGTGCTTGGTCCCATTAAGGAATGGGGCATTCAAGATTGTATTGATGTTCATAAATTGCTGGATACTGTTTTTGCTGATCAGGATGTTGCAAACAGTAAGTTCCAATATGGCAATGCCCAAATTGTTTATTTTCACCTTACATTTATGTTTTTGAGGGCAATGGACAAGTCTTCTCTTTCTGCTGCTATAATATGTTGGTTGCTAAAATGAATACATATATTTGAGAAAAACCGATTACTTGCAATACTGAACTGCGCTGGATGCTGGCCTGGTATGGTTTGCCTGTATACCGGGCCAATAGATTCTTATTTTTAGTTATATATTGTCAGGATTAACCTCGGTATCTCTGCAGGGTGGAAGGTACGCTGTGCTGAATATTTTCCTTGCTCAACCTACTTCGAAGGCGCGAAAAGTGCTATTACTGCACATATTCCCGGCAGTACTTCCGAGAGTTCACCAGAAAATGGAGATGTACCAAGCCCACAAGCAAAACTTGAGGGAGACACACACAGTTTGAATGGGACCGTGCATGTTGTGGATGATCTGAGCAACCTTAGCATGAGGTAAATGCGCCAACTAGTTGCTGCCTGGTTACAGCTGGAACAGAAATATATTTGGAACTGGAGCCAGTGCCCAACTAACCAAAGTGCACGGCAAGATATCCAAGTGGGAATGTGTTTTGTGCGCAGTGATTAACTTGATGCATTCATTTGAAGAGTATATTATTGATTGGGAGCTGAGATCTCTTCAATCTCCGGTGATTATCTCTGTTCCAGCTTTTGTACCTTTTCGTTGTCATCTTACATATGGTGGAAGGCCAAAACCTTTCATCCCAGTTACAATGGGGCTTCGCCAGGGTTTGTTGCTTGGCAGCAACAGGATGTTACGATTCTTTTGTCGAAGCCGATCTTGAATTTGTTGCCTGGTGGTTCTTTTTGTCGCAGATAGCTACCTGCACGCTTGTTGGACTACAACAATTTTTGGCATAAAACAGTTGTTAATCTCAAACTTTTGTGAACCATGATGTGTTGTTTGCAGTAGTTGGATGTACTGGGGGTTGCTCTACTTTTGCAACTTTTGGTCCCCATGGTTGTAAATTAGCCAAGTTAATCCTGGACATTGATATTGTATTTCGGTCTGTCCAGACAAATAATCGTCAATGTTAACTGAGTTCTTTTCTTCCACATGCGTAATACACATTTGGTGAAATTTTAATCTATCTGTAGTTTATTATTTCATGTTGTCTGCTATATTGACGCTGTGTCGCTGTCCTTCTGGAACATTAATCGTGTGAAAGTTTTACTTACAATAGTTTACTCGCTTGGTCTCTCAAAAAAATACTGAGCGTTTTGGCTCTGGGGCTCAAGTGCCTCTCTTTTCAAGAGCGGCATACATGGACGTCCAGGTGATCTGGGCCAGGCCACCTTTTCTCGTCATAGCGTTGCTTGGAAAATGCAACGGAGTGCTATCCGGGAGATGGCTGCTGTTCACATAGCTGGAAGAGTCGTGAGAGGAGGTATAATAAGGTTCCATCGAACTTgtttttcaaaatatataaaaatcaGATTATATTTAGAGGTTTCAAAATATGCCAAAAAGGACATCCAAATAAATATCATATTCTTCAATTATGTATAAAATTACATAAAACGACAAGTACGTTGGCCAAATACAAAAAAAGAGTCCATTTTAATGTGTCTGTCTTTTTATTGTACAtcacatatgaatatatatgttcATAAAATTTTGTACATGCATACTACAAATATATGTCTACATGTATACTTTTCTCAGACTTTCTGTAGGTGTGGAAAAAGTATTTTTGCTGGAAAAATaacatgaagatcaatggagcttggCTCTGCAGACACTTTTCGGATGTAAGTGGACTATAAGAACTTAAATATTGTGTTTCTGTTGAGTTGGACGAGAGAGAAAAGAAGCTGGTTGTAATGGGCATCAAAAAGTTTTCTGAGAGTGAAAGATGAGCCATATGTTAATGAAATAGTATTTTCTTGTAGCCAACTACTCATATACTAAGCTTTGTACTAAATCAACGACACTTATTTTAAGGCtataaatgacatggcaacatgttaTTAGCAAACAGCTAGCTATACTAGAGACTAGGCTTCGAGGGATGAGCACTCTGCCCACACCATTTTGACTACGAGCAAAGTTAAGCACAAAATGATTCTTATCCAAAAATTTAGCATGATTTGATCCTTTGATCTACTGCTATACACAACAACGCTAGGGTACCTGGGCTATTGCTGTAGTCTACGGCGGTAGCCCCTAACCCGACATTGATATAACCAGACTAACCCTGGGTTAGTGGCCAACCGACACGTGTCCATTGGCCGCATTTCAAACAAACgctgcaactttacttgggcttcaagcaaagctaactcatccaactctggaagaGATTTTCTCTCGTTATCTTTACAAGGAAGATATAGGCTTTTGGTTGAGCAATCACTTCAACAACTGTCTTCGTTTCACCTCGACCCCACTTTCCtttgactcaataaaaagaaaatgaAACTAACAAAGAAGCTAAGTGTTCGTGTTCCATTGTCTTCATTCATTATCTTCAAATGCAACCATTGGTTTCGACAGTTAAACCGAATCTCTAGGGACTTTTATTTGTGTTATCCTATGaatctcacaaacatattagtccctcaaTCAGGTTtatcgttaatactccaaaaccaacaaaggagtggcactagatgcactgacaacctccctctttttggtgattgatgacaatctgGTTGAAGTTTTTAACGGGGATAAAAATATATGAAAGTAAGAACTTGGAGATTATGATTCCATGATATAGAGAggactccccctaaagatgtgcatatgaaGACTTtgctttgaatgcaaatgcacatggcaggttttgattgtggagaactccccctatatcttggAATCCAATCACATTGCATAGTAGATAATTTGAAGATAATGGAATGCACAATGATAAATTGGTGTCTACAGAATGATTTCATGGGCATAATATCAAATTTAAGCAGCGAGCAAAAGAACCAGAGTAGCAAGTGTGCATATGTCCATCAGGACTTAGGGGTACACGACTCATACCAAGTCCTAAGGGTACACGACTACTAGTGCCTGCTCAAGAGGACCTTCGTGGTCATACTGCTCTTGTGCGGACTTGTCGTTTAGAAAGATCTGCCTAATTTGCCCCTCCCTTACGAAGGTAAGGGCGTACCAAGTTGTCTAATCCCGGTCGGAGCATCTCTAATCGAACTGGCCGACCTTGCGCATCCAGTGCAAGCAT
The Triticum dicoccoides isolate Atlit2015 ecotype Zavitan chromosome 3A, WEW_v2.0, whole genome shotgun sequence genome window above contains:
- the LOC119268404 gene encoding N-terminal acetyltransferase A complex auxiliary subunit NAA15-like, which codes for MGSSLPAKEANLFKVIVKSYETKQYKKGLKAADSILKKFPEHGETLSMKGLTLNCMDRKSEAYELVRRGLKNDLKSHVCWHVYGLLYRSDREYREAIKCYRNALRIDPDNIEILRDLSLLQAQMRDLSGFVETRQQLLTLKPNHRMNWIGFAVSHHLSSNSSKAIEVLEAYEGTLEDDYPPENERYEHGEMLLYKISLLEECGMLDRALQEMHKMESKIVDKLSFREQMACILLKLGRFEEAEKIYRSLLFMNPDNYKYLIAVQKCLGLYSENGHYSADDVERLSALYKSLKEEYSWSSAVKRIPLDFLEGEKFQEAADNYVRPLLTKGVPSLFSDLSPLYEHPGKANILEQLFLKLEDSIRTSGCFPGSSQMEPPSTHMWTLLLVSQHYDRRSQYDIALDKIDEAILHTPTVIDLYSIKGNILQHAGNFSAAAALADEARSMDLADRYLNSECVMQMLQADQVGLAEKTAVLFTKDGDQHNNLHDMQCMWYELASGESYFRQGDLGRALKNFLAVEKHYTDMTEDQFDFHSYCLRKMTLRAYVSMLKFQDRLHAHEYFHKAAAGAIRCYMKLHDSPLKSSAEENDELSKLPAAQRKKLRQKQKKAEARAKREAEEKQEDETTSTNSSKSGKKQQARPVDLDPHGEKLVQVEDPLAEATKYLKLLQNNSSDSLETHILSFELNMRKQKVLLAFQAVKQLIKLDENNPDSHRSLIRFFHRINNLPAPGTDSEKLIWNVLEAERPDLRQLHGKSLVEVNINFLEKHNASLTHRAAAAEMMYLLEPDKKLQAIKLIEDSTNNTASGNGVLGPIKEWGIQDCIDVHKLLDTVFADQDVANRWKVRCAEYFPCSTYFEGAKSAITAHIPGSTSESSPENGDVPSPQAKLEGDTHSLNGTVHVVDDLSNLSMR